The Diorhabda sublineata isolate icDioSubl1.1 chromosome 9, icDioSubl1.1, whole genome shotgun sequence nucleotide sequence gtatttgAGTATATCATTTAAAGGTTCTCGAACACCTCCTGATATAACTCAATATTCACCTTTATACGATTCATCTAATAACAGAAGACAACGAGGTGAAAAGAAAGCTATACCGGACGAACAAAAAGATGACAAATATTATGAGAGGAGGAGACGTAATAATCAAGCGGCTAAAAAGTCGAGAGATGCCAGAAAAATGAGAGAAGATCAGGTAAAATTCACGGGAATTGTttaatcttttcaaaatttaactatatATGAATGCGGTTTGTTGTAGATCGCTCTGAGGGCCACAATATTGGAACACGAAAACGCCATATTAAGAGCTCAAGTTTTAACTCTTAGAGAAGAATCTTCATCATTGAGACAGATGCTGTTACAGAAAAAAGCCATAGAAATTGGGTCGAGGGATCCACAACTCTGCATTTCTtgaagataaattttaaaattgtgatatttttgtttaatttaggTGTGTAcataatttctattaaattattattatgaactaattgaaatttcatttttgttcgtTTTCGATGTTTACTACAAGAAAATATACGTGGTATGAATACAGGGTGAATGAAAAATGTACGtatgatattttaatatactgtttcaaattttccaaaacacACAAACAATGACCTCAAAAGGTACgtgattttccattttatttacttactttttacACACagttctaaatttaaattaagtaaatcgaaaattacatattttttcgcGTCTATATTAtccatttcaataaaattaagtaTAGAAAACTTTTCTCGGTGTATTCTGTTGTGATTCCAACTTAGTAGTAGTAATTACTACCTCTCTTTATGAAGCTAGTATCtataatttgatagaaaataaaaaaaaacaaatagtaaatgtataaaatatgtttaattcgttgtaaaaagtataataatgggctattacaattattttggtCACTTTGGcgttaataaatatcaaaattatacttaaaattgataaaacatttcGTTAAAAGAAAAACGTATAATCATTCGAATGTGTTTGGTCGTACGAAGAAAAATTCAGTACATTCAAATGTTTATCGGTGGTAGAAAACAGAAATTCCGAATCAAACGCCAAACTATATACAGGCGAACTTCCATTATATCCTTTTCGACAGGATTCCATATAATAcatctaaaaatgaaattctcCTATCGTACAGCTcgtttattgataaaattcacattttattcaactcgaacaatatttatttgtagtaATACCCTCGTATACATTATTCCATACCATAACGTCAAACGTGTTAGGTTATGTAAACAACATACATAATAGATAAAGTTTGTGAAACTTTTCGATTATACTGtacaattatcaataaatattccaacttttaaaaaaaaatgttattacacAATAGGAAGTGTCTTACCTGTACGGCTCTCCTTTGTCGTATATCCCATAATACGATTCTACCGTGCATGTTAACACCAGTCATAATTGTATTAACATAATCATAGTCTAAACAATATAATACGGAACCGAAGGgatcaaaaaagttttgttcaCTTTTGCCTGTTCTGAGATCCCATCTTTTTAAAACACTATCGTAACCACAAGTCCACAATATTTGTGGACCATCCCACCGGATATCTAAAATTCCACTACCAACCActctattttcattaaataattcaaCGTGGTCCTTATTTTGTCTATAAAATGAAgagatttttctaaattattaaaaaaaaacgcacTCAAAAAGTCTGTTATATTTGACAGATTTATTAATACATAATGGCTGTACTTCCGTATCCGCCCGGTTTAGTATCAtagtaaattttacaaattacataaattgtttatttttagcgGCCCATTTTTAAGACTTAGGGGCTTAACTGAAGAGGGTGCATtaagaaaaaagtcaaaaataattggttaagtttttatttactcACTTTTATTTACATTCGTATTGGAAActgtttattgtttttgtattttatagttaggttaggttcactTTAGCTTCAATTATTTTACCTTAATtggtagaaaaaattgaattgataaaagatgttttttctagaaaatgcgatatatttttataatcatgaCGAACTTCCGCCAAACCGGAAGTCAACTAATCAAATTATTGCTAAATTCGGAAGTGCTAATTTCCGCCATATTTGAGCTGAATAAATGAATTCTGCGCGGGCGAAAACGCAAACTTATTATAATTCTAAACCGAGGAACGTATTGgaagtatttatattttgattaccTCGTTATGTCATAAATAAATAGAGAACTAGGATGTTCGTTTCCCGAGGTACCCACAGCTAATTTATTTTCGTCTGATAAACTAATTTTCCATATACGATCGGGACAGACGATTTTTGTTAAAGAATCATTTATTAATTGTCCATCAagtattttaacaatatttattataccaTTTCTTTCTCCGGATACAATTATACATCCAAATCTATCAATATCTACAGAATTTATATCTGTATGATGCCAGTTGTCGAGTTCATAAATAGCATTTCGATTTTTCAAGTCGTGTATCCTCATAGTTCCATCTctatataatttgtataaataaacaatatttgttattattagaTATGAAATTACCTTAAACCACCTACAATTAGATTATTTCTTAGTTGAAAATTTACGATATCGGCATTAGTTGCGCCTTTCAAAGTgtaaaatgatttttcagtaATTATACCAGTTTCGTTTCTCtgataacattttatttcatctCCACGACTCATCCACAAAAACCTATCTGATATTTTAAGAtacggaatatatttttttctgctaTACAATAAATTACTTTCGCAATATCTTGCCATTTGccaatttttcgaaattctaagtttatctaaattatttagTGGTTTGAAACacctaaaatataatttaaacatatacatattataatGTTTATATATTCTTACCTCGAAAGAAATATTTCGTTCGTTTGATTAGTAACTGCCGGAAGACGTTTAAATTTAACAATCACTTTATCCCATGTtgatataatttctttaaatcttTTGCAGGTCACAGTTAAATGACACAAATCTTTAATATCTACataggaaaaaattttaataagtaaTTCTGTTGATAGCTGATCTAAAGAAAATCCCGAAgtcattttaatttgatttttttcttaaacttctttttcttaatcataatttattatcataaaactacattttataacgaaaaaaaaaaagtaaatacttATATGATAATCGTATACATTTGAAGTTCGTTCATTTGTAGATACAGCAACGTTCCCGAACTATTCATTGACGTGCGAAAATtataagagaaaaattataaaagcaaTAAAACGACTTATAATAGTAACGTTTATTTAAATTcgtattcatttatatttataatgtgTATTTAATC carries:
- the LOC130449089 gene encoding F-box/WD repeat-containing protein 4, whose translation is MTSGFSLDQLSTELLIKIFSYVDIKDLCHLTVTCKRFKEIISTWDKVIVKFKRLPAVTNQTNEIFLSRCFKPLNNLDKLRISKNWQMARYCESNLLYSRKKYIPYLKISDRFLWMSRGDEIKCYQRNETGIITEKSFYTLKGATNADIVNFQLRNNLIVGGLRDGTMRIHDLKNRNAIYELDNWHHTDINSVDIDRFGCIIVSGERNGIINIVKILDGQLINDSLTKIVCPDRIWKISLSDENKLAVGTSGNEHPSSLFIYDITRQNKDHVELFNENRVVGSGILDIRWDGPQILWTCGYDSVLKRWDLRTGKSEQNFFDPFGSVLYCLDYDYVNTIMTGVNMHGRIVLWDIRQRRAVQMYYMESCRKGYNGSSPVYSLAFDSEFLFSTTDKHLNVLNFSSYDQTHSNDYTFFF
- the LOC130449088 gene encoding transcription factor ces-2, yielding MDSQSPNFRFTETQNSVLPVSAFTTYSLLRNCNYLLSAQSQEPHFKSFLNPDLSIRCPSTENTNKSFLTPSSILRYQPSFHFLPEQIRSRTPPDITQYSPLYDSSNNRRQRGEKKAIPDEQKDDKYYERRRRNNQAAKKSRDARKMREDQIALRATILEHENAILRAQVLTLREESSSLRQMLLQKKAIEIGSRDPQLCIS